Proteins co-encoded in one Oscillospiraceae bacterium genomic window:
- a CDS encoding phosphotransferase encodes MSKLEILNNEFTDKVPITKGMSGDQKFRITCSEGSRFLLRISDINQYERKQAEFNMLRKAYENGIRVSKPIEFGVYDKKHIYQLTEWCEGKDLEILSPQLPKEQLYSLGQKAAAILLKIHAISAPADAEPWLKRFEQKICTRLVYLKTIHC; translated from the coding sequence ATGTCAAAGCTCGAAATATTGAATAATGAATTTACAGATAAAGTACCGATTACTAAGGGTATGTCCGGAGATCAGAAATTTCGTATTACCTGCTCCGAAGGTAGTCGGTTTCTTCTTCGTATATCCGATATTAATCAGTATGAACGAAAACAAGCTGAATTCAATATGCTGCGAAAAGCATATGAAAATGGTATCCGTGTATCAAAGCCAATTGAATTCGGTGTATATGATAAGAAACATATTTATCAACTTACTGAATGGTGCGAAGGAAAAGACCTAGAAATTCTGTCGCCACAGCTTCCCAAAGAACAATTATATTCGCTTGGTCAAAAAGCCGCAGCAATACTTTTAAAAATTCATGCTATTTCTGCTCCTGCAGACGCAGAACCGTGGTTGAAACGATTCGAACAAAAAATATGTACTAGACTTGTATATTTAAAAACAATTCATTGTTAG
- a CDS encoding flavin reductase, with the protein MYCTKKIQDDLFWVGGNDRRLAMFEGVYSVPKGVSYNSYLLLDESTILFDTVDKAVSKVFFENITHVLNGRKLDYVVVHHMEPDHSATLSELIRRYPEVTVVCNNKSLTMIQQFFDVEFKYLIVKENDILNTGKHELTFLMAPMIHWPEVMMTFDKTAKILYSADAFGCFGALNGAVFADEVDFERDFLDEARRYYCNIVGKYGVQVQALLKKASAHDIQMICPLHGFVWRRNLSFYIEKYQAWSSYTPETTGVMIAYASVYGNTENAAEILSSRLHDMEIHSVMFDVSVTFASEIIAAAFKFSHLVFASTTYNAGVFVTMDELLRDLAAHNIQNRTVAFIQNGSWAPLSGKLMQEILSGCKNMNFLQPTVTLKSSIKESQSVEIDALVNAISSSMSNTESTPEVKPDAPVDSSALFNISYGLFVLTANDGVKDNGCIINTVQQITSQPKQISICVNKQNYTHDMIAKSGLFNVSVLAQEAPFDIFRHFGFQSGRDVNKFESIKNTYRSANGILYITEITNAVISGKVIGSYDCGTHTLFIAEVTEARKLSFVPSVTYEYYFSHIKPKPQQKYVSVGKIWICKICGYIYDEVKEGIPFDKLPDDWVCPLCKHPKSDFELQK; encoded by the coding sequence ATGTACTGCACCAAAAAAATTCAAGATGATTTATTCTGGGTCGGCGGCAATGATCGGCGCCTTGCCATGTTTGAAGGAGTTTATTCCGTACCGAAAGGCGTTTCCTATAACTCCTATTTATTATTGGACGAATCAACAATTTTGTTCGACACAGTCGACAAAGCAGTAAGCAAAGTATTCTTTGAAAATATAACCCATGTTCTTAATGGAAGAAAACTCGATTATGTAGTAGTTCATCATATGGAGCCCGATCATTCCGCAACACTTTCTGAACTTATCCGGCGATATCCTGAGGTCACGGTCGTATGCAATAACAAATCCTTGACAATGATACAGCAGTTCTTCGACGTCGAATTCAAGTACCTTATTGTAAAGGAAAACGATATATTAAACACCGGAAAACATGAGCTGACATTTTTGATGGCACCGATGATTCACTGGCCGGAAGTGATGATGACCTTTGACAAAACGGCAAAAATTCTCTATTCTGCCGATGCATTCGGCTGTTTCGGAGCATTGAACGGCGCTGTTTTTGCCGATGAAGTGGATTTCGAGCGCGACTTCCTTGACGAAGCGCGTCGATATTACTGCAATATTGTCGGAAAATACGGTGTTCAGGTACAGGCTCTTCTAAAAAAAGCATCAGCGCATGATATACAAATGATCTGCCCTCTACATGGTTTTGTATGGCGAAGAAATCTCAGTTTTTATATAGAAAAGTATCAGGCGTGGAGCTCTTATACTCCGGAAACTACCGGGGTAATGATTGCATATGCTTCGGTTTACGGAAACACGGAAAACGCGGCGGAAATCCTTTCAAGCCGGCTGCACGACATGGAGATACATTCCGTGATGTTTGATGTTTCCGTCACCTTTGCGTCTGAGATCATTGCGGCCGCATTTAAATTCAGCCATCTTGTGTTCGCGTCCACAACATATAACGCGGGTGTTTTTGTTACAATGGACGAGTTGCTCCGCGACCTGGCCGCGCACAATATTCAAAATCGAACAGTTGCTTTCATCCAGAATGGTTCCTGGGCTCCGCTCAGCGGAAAACTCATGCAGGAAATTCTGAGCGGATGCAAAAACATGAATTTTCTACAACCGACAGTCACTCTTAAATCTTCAATTAAGGAATCGCAGTCCGTTGAAATTGATGCGCTTGTAAATGCGATCTCAAGTTCTATGTCAAATACTGAATCAACTCCTGAAGTAAAACCTGATGCGCCGGTTGATTCATCCGCATTATTTAATATTTCATACGGTCTGTTTGTTCTTACTGCAAATGACGGCGTCAAAGACAACGGATGTATCATAAATACGGTTCAGCAGATAACCAGTCAGCCGAAACAAATCAGTATCTGTGTCAATAAACAGAATTATACGCATGACATGATAGCAAAATCCGGTTTATTTAACGTTTCTGTCCTGGCCCAAGAAGCTCCGTTTGACATATTCAGGCATTTCGGATTTCAAAGCGGACGTGATGTCAATAAGTTTGAAAGTATTAAAAACACCTACAGAAGCGCCAACGGTATTTTATATATAACAGAAATTACAAACGCCGTCATTTCCGGAAAAGTAATCGGTTCTTACGATTGCGGAACACATACACTGTTTATCGCCGAGGTAACAGAAGCACGGAAGCTTTCATTCGTTCCATCTGTTACATACGAATATTACTTTTCTCATATTAAGCCGAAACCGCAGCAAAAGTACGTAAGCGTCGGGAAAATCTGGATATGCAAAATCTGCGGTTATATATATGATGAAGTAAAAGAAGGTATACCATTTGACAAGCTTCCGGATGACTGGGTATGCCCACTGTGCAAACATCCCAAATCAGATTTTGAATTACAAAAATAA
- a CDS encoding desulfoferrodoxin family protein, which translates to MKFYICKHCGNIIAFVKNKGVPVVCCGEKMSELVPNTIDASHEKHVPVIKREGNKVIVEIGSVAHPMTEQHYIEWICLQTKQGNQRKQLKPGDEPKVCFMICGDDEVEAALAYCNLHGLWNKKEI; encoded by the coding sequence TTGAAATTTTATATCTGCAAGCATTGCGGCAATATCATTGCTTTTGTAAAAAACAAAGGCGTACCGGTCGTTTGCTGCGGCGAAAAGATGAGCGAGCTTGTTCCAAACACCATCGATGCTTCGCATGAAAAGCATGTTCCGGTAATAAAACGCGAAGGCAACAAGGTCATAGTAGAAATCGGAAGCGTCGCTCATCCTATGACAGAACAGCATTATATCGAATGGATATGTCTTCAGACCAAACAAGGCAACCAGAGAAAGCAGTTGAAGCCCGGCGACGAACCGAAGGTATGCTTCATGATTTGCGGCGACGATGAAGTCGAGGCGGCTTTAGCTTACTGCAATCTACACGGACTATGGAACAAAAAGGAGATATAA
- a CDS encoding rubredoxin, whose translation MKYICEICGWEYDEEKGDPENGIAPGTKFEDLPDDFVCPVCGAGKDQFKKAE comes from the coding sequence ATGAAATATATATGTGAAATCTGCGGATGGGAATATGACGAAGAAAAAGGCGATCCTGAAAATGGCATAGCCCCCGGCACAAAATTCGAAGATCTTCCGGATGATTTTGTATGCCCGGTCTGCGGAGCGGGAAAAGATCAGTTTAAAAAAGCGGAATAA
- a CDS encoding ABC transporter ATP-binding protein: protein MQQKSKKIYKLSLRKACELNIRSLKLWWKNYPSLFRAALINDLFSILPPYAGIYLSAKIITELAGGRDPQDLARLVVITLIVTTSLELVGWGISRWRDWEFSGNYDKALNFFTKKLLHMDYQSLDSAMTHDLLSRVENNPTWVGGGIGESIYQWETLLFAIMQIIGAVSLSVSLFTLRVPQSAGILTILNNPIFLFLIIAVMFTVTVFAPACSTKASSYHSKLADEMQTSSRTDWFYSSMANDRTRAEDIRIYRQDEFCREILMKARITNLSARLSQYMRGPIGGYHALGAAVSNVFTGIAYAFVCVKAWAGAFGIGAVTQYIGAITALSGSVSSLLGTLGKMRSNAEFLSDTFQFLDIPNDLHKEGMAVKPDADSHYEIEFHNVSFRYPGSEIYALQNASFKLKVGDRLAVVGQNGSGKTTFIKLLCRLYDPTEGSITLNGTDIREFCYEEYLKLFSVVFQDFRLPAFKLGQDVAAAEEYNSDCALSCLEKAGFRTRLNTLQRGLETPLYRDFDKSGVEISGGEAQKIALARALYKDAPFIVLDEPTAALDPIAEYEIYSKFNEIVGDKTAIYISHRLSSCRFCDDIAVFHEGKLIQRGSHDELVAYEDGKYYELWHAQAQYYAEEVKCK, encoded by the coding sequence TTGCAACAGAAATCTAAGAAAATATACAAGCTTTCGTTGAGAAAAGCCTGCGAGCTTAATATCCGTTCTCTTAAGTTATGGTGGAAAAACTATCCGTCCTTGTTTCGGGCGGCACTGATAAACGACCTTTTTAGTATACTGCCTCCCTACGCGGGAATTTATCTTTCTGCAAAGATTATAACCGAGCTTGCCGGAGGCAGAGACCCTCAAGACCTCGCCCGATTGGTAGTTATTACGCTTATTGTGACGACCTCTTTGGAGTTGGTGGGTTGGGGGATAAGCCGGTGGCGTGATTGGGAATTCAGCGGAAATTATGATAAGGCACTAAATTTTTTTACAAAAAAGCTCCTGCATATGGATTATCAGTCTCTTGACAGCGCGATGACCCATGACCTGCTTTCAAGGGTGGAGAATAATCCTACCTGGGTAGGTGGAGGAATCGGCGAAAGCATTTACCAGTGGGAGACGCTTTTATTTGCTATTATGCAAATTATCGGTGCTGTTTCTTTAAGCGTGTCGCTTTTTACACTGCGTGTTCCTCAAAGCGCAGGAATCCTTACAATACTCAATAACCCTATTTTTCTATTCCTGATTATCGCTGTTATGTTTACAGTAACTGTTTTTGCCCCTGCCTGTTCAACCAAAGCAAGCAGCTATCATTCCAAGCTTGCTGATGAAATGCAGACAAGCAGCCGTACTGACTGGTTTTATTCATCCATGGCTAATGATCGGACGCGAGCGGAGGATATCCGTATTTACCGCCAGGACGAATTCTGCCGCGAGATACTGATGAAAGCAAGGATAACCAACCTTTCCGCTCGTTTAAGTCAGTATATGCGCGGGCCTATCGGCGGATATCATGCGTTAGGAGCGGCAGTTTCTAATGTGTTTACAGGAATTGCCTATGCTTTTGTCTGTGTCAAGGCGTGGGCGGGAGCGTTCGGCATTGGCGCTGTGACTCAGTATATCGGGGCGATTACAGCACTTTCTGGCAGCGTATCGTCACTGCTGGGTACCTTGGGAAAAATGCGTAGCAATGCGGAATTTTTAAGCGACACCTTTCAGTTTTTAGACATTCCCAATGATTTGCATAAAGAAGGTATGGCTGTTAAGCCGGACGCAGACAGCCATTATGAAATAGAATTTCATAATGTCAGTTTTCGATATCCCGGCAGTGAGATTTATGCTTTGCAAAACGCATCCTTTAAGCTAAAGGTGGGCGACAGGCTTGCGGTGGTAGGGCAAAACGGAAGCGGAAAAACGACGTTCATTAAGCTGCTCTGCCGTCTGTATGACCCGACGGAAGGCAGTATCACTTTAAATGGAACTGACATACGTGAGTTTTGCTATGAGGAATATCTGAAGCTTTTTTCCGTGGTGTTTCAGGACTTCCGCCTTCCGGCATTTAAGCTGGGGCAGGATGTGGCTGCAGCGGAGGAATATAATTCGGATTGCGCCCTTTCCTGCTTGGAAAAGGCAGGCTTTAGGACCCGGTTGAATACATTGCAAAGAGGTTTGGAAACACCTCTTTACCGTGATTTTGATAAAAGTGGCGTTGAGATTTCCGGCGGAGAGGCGCAGAAAATCGCGCTTGCGCGTGCGCTGTATAAGGACGCGCCGTTTATCGTCCTTGACGAGCCGACCGCCGCACTCGATCCGATTGCCGAATATGAGATTTACAGCAAATTCAATGAAATTGTCGGCGATAAAACAGCGATTTATATCAGTCATCGTCTTTCTTCCTGCCGTTTCTGCGATGATATTGCCGTATTTCATGAAGGAAAGCTTATTCAGCGCGGAAGCCATGACGAGCTTGTCGCCTACGAAGACGGAAAGTATTATGAGTTGTGGCATGCTCAGGCGCAGTATTATGCGGAGGAAGTGAAATGCAAATAA